The Tissierellales bacterium genome includes the window TAAAGGGGAAGTAATAGATGGTCATAAAAGAGGTGGAAGGTTAGGGTTTCCTACTGCTAATTTAAAGATGGACCATAACTTCACTATGCCCAAGTTTGGAGTTTATAAGACTAATACTATTATTGATAATGAAGAGTATTTAAGTGTCACTAGTGTAGGTATTAATCCTACTTATAATGAGAAAGATATAAAAATAGAGACTCACATTATTGATTTTGAAAAAAACATCTATGGTAAAAAAATAGAGATTAGTTTTTTAGAATATATGAGAGATGAGATAAAATTTAACACAGAAAAAGAACTAATTGAACAAATTAATGAAGATATTAAATACGCTAAAATGAAATAATCTATTTACTTTTTAATGGTTTTGTGTTAGAATTATCGTGATTGACATACCTTTTGCTATGTTTCTCGTTTACCTCGGCGATATACTTAGCTAAAGGTGAATTTATTTATTAGGAGGTTGAAAACATATGACTTTTACAAAGGAACAAAAGACACAAATTATTGAGGAATACAAATTACATGATGGAGATACTGGTTCTCCAGAGGTGCAAATTGCTATTTTAACTTACAGAATTAATGCTTTAAATGAACATTTAAAGGAACATAAAAAAGATCATCACTCAAGAAGAGGTTTATTAAAAATGGTTGGCCAAAGAAGAGGTCTATTGAAATATTTAGAGAAAAAAGATATTGAAAGATATAGAAATCTTATTGGAAAACTTGGAATTAGAGGTTAATAAAGAGCGGGTCTCCCGCTCTATTAATTTATATGGATAAATACATTAATCTAAAAGTGTAAAATGTAATAATAATGATACAATATATAATGAAGGAGGTTAAGTATGGAGAAAGTATACAAACATAATCTATCGGGACGAGAATTAAAAGTAACAATTGGGAAGGTGGCTGAACAAGCTAATGGCTCTTGTATAGTTCAATATGGTGATACTGTTGTATTAGTTACAGCTACAGCATCTAAAGAACCTAGAGAGGGAATAGACTTTTTCCCATTAAGTGTTGATTTTGAAGAAAGGTTATATTCAGTTGGAAAAATTCCAGGTGGCTTTATTAAAAGAGAAGGTAGACCTAGTGAAAAAGCTATACTTACATCAAGATTAATAGATAGACCTATAAGGCCCCTATTTCCAGAAGGATATAGGAATGATGTACAAGTTATAGCTACTGTTCTTTCTGTAGACCAAGATTGTACTCCAGATATTGTGGCTATGATTGGATCATCAATAGCTTTAACTATATCCAATATACCTTTTGATGGACCAATTGGTTCTGTTTTAGTAGGAATGATTGATGATAAATTCATTATTAATCCAACTAGTAATGAAAGGGATAATTCTGAATTACATCTTATAGTGTCTGGGACAAAAGATGCAGTAATGATGGTTGAAGCTGGGGGAAATGAAATACCTGAATCTACAATGCTAGAAGGAATTCTCTATGCCCATAAGGAAATCCAAGGCATATGTAAATTTATTGAAAAAATCAAAGATGAAATAGGAAAAGAAAAACAAGAGTTTCCTGAATTTTGTCCTGATAAGGAAATTGAAAAAGAAGTAAGAGAGTTTGCTAGTGAAAAAATAGCAGATTCTATTCACACTTTTGAAAAACAGGAACGAGAAGAAACAATTAATTCTGTAAAAGAAAAAGTATTAGAAATATTTTTAGAGAAATATCCAGAAAATGAAAGTGATGTTAATGCAGTTCTTACTGATATTGTTAGAGAACAAATTAGGAAAATGATAATAGAAAAAGAAGTTAGACCTGATGATAGGAAACCAGATGAAATAAGACCTATATCCTGTGATGTAAACTTATTACCTAGAACCCACGGTTCAGGGCTATTTACGAGAGGTCAAACTCAAGCTCTAACTATTGCAACTTTAGGAGCTTCTAGTGACGTTCAAATAATTGATGGTATTACTGAGGAAGAGTTTAAACGTTATATGCATCATTATAATTTCCCACCTTATTCTGTAGGAGAAACAAGAATGCTAAGAGGTCCCGGCAGAAGAGAAATAGGTCATGGGGTTTTAGCAGAAAGAGCTTTAGAGCCAGTAATTCCTTCTGTAGAAGAATTTCCTTATACAATTAGATTAGTTTCTGAAGTACTAAGTTCTAATGGTTCTAGTTCCCAAGCCAGTGTATGTGGTAGTACATTAGCTTTATTAGATGCAGGTGTACCTATAAAAGCTCCAGTGGCAGGTATTGCTATGGGATTAATGAAGTCTGAGGATAAAACTGTTATATTAAGTGATATACAAGGTATGGAAGATTTCTTTGGAGATATGGATTTTAAAGTTGCTGGTACCGAAAAAGGTATTACTGCCATACAAATGGATATTAAAATATCTGGTATAGGTAGAGAAATATTAGAAAAAGCTTTAGATAAGGCTAGAGCAGGTAGGCTTTTCATATTAGACAAGATGAATGAAGCAATTTCTAAGCCTAGAGAAGAATTATCTCCCTATGCTCCTAGAATATTTACTATGAATGTAGATACTGATAAAATTAGGGATATTATAGGACCAGGTGGAAAAATGATTAATAAAATAATTGATGAAACTGGTGTAAAGATCGATATTGATGATGATGGAGAAGTTATTATAGTTTCTGAAACTGTTGAGGGTGGAGAAAAGGCTATAGAAATGATAGAAAAAGTAACTAAAGATGTTGAAGTAGGGGAAATATATTTAGGTAAAGTAGTTAAAATAGTTAACTTTGGTGCCTTTGTTGAAATATTAAATGGCAAAGAAGGATTAGTTCATATATCAAATATTTCAAAGGAGAGAATTGATAAAGTAGAGGATGTTCTTTCTATAGGAGAAGAAATATTAGTAAAGGTTATTGAAATTGATAATCAAGGTAGAATTAATTTATCTAGAAAAGCTGCCCTACCTAAGGATGAAACTAAGGATAATAAGCCAAAAAGAAATAACAAATAAGCTAAGGCATGAACCAAAAAAAGGTTCATGTTTTTTCTTAGTAATAATTTATATGGACCTCTTAATATAATAGTATAAATGTATATTTTGGAGGTTAAATATGAAAATTATTTTTTTAAAAAAGAAAACTATATATATTCTTCTGACTATAGTTTTTATTATTTTATTAATTGGTTTGATAAACTCTTTGTTTAATAAAGCAGATGAAACTTTTAATAGAGATATTTTTTATAAAGGCACTAGAGATGAAAAGGTACTGGCCTTTGCTTGTAATGTAGATTGGGGCAATGAATATATTATACCTATGTTAGATATATTAAAAGAAAATAATATTAAGATTTCCTTTTTTGTTACTGGAAGATGGGCAGAGGAGAATGAAGAATTATTGAAAAAGATTTATGATAATGGCCATGAAATAGGAAATCATGGCTATTCGCATAGAGACTATGATAAATTAAATTATGAAAACAACAAAGAAGAAATTGAAAAGGCCCATAATATTATAAAAGAATCCTTAGGAATAGACTGTAAGTATTTTGCACCTCCATCAGGAGCTTATAATGACAACACAGTGAAGGCAGCAACTGATTTAGATTATGATATAATAATGTGGAGTGTGGACACTATTGACTGGAGAGAGGATAGTACAAGAGATGTAATTATTGAAAGAGTTACAAGTAAGGCTCATAATTCAGCTATTGTACTTATGCACCCAACGGAAGAAACTTTAAATGCTTTACCTATATTAATTGAAAAATTAATGATTGATGGTTATAATATTGATACTATTAACAATATTTTAAATTGAGGTGATAAATATGGAAATTGAAATTGTAAATAAAAGTGATTTACCCTTACCAGAATACAAGACAGAAGGATCTTCAGGTATAGATTTATATGCAAATTTAGATTCTTCTATTACTATTAAACAATTTGGTAGAGTGTTAGTACCTACTGGAATTTATGTATCTATTCCTAAAGGTTATGAGGGACAAATTCGAGCGAGAAGTGGTTTGGCTTTAAAGCATGGTATTAGTTTAGCTAATGGAATTGGAACCATAGATAGTGATTATAGAGGAGAAATTAAGGTGATATTGATTAATTTTGGAGATGAACCCTTTATTATAGAGAAGGGAGATAGAATTGGACAACTAGTTTTTCTAAAATATGAAACTGTTAAGTTTAAACTAGTTGAAAAATTAGATGAAACAGAAAGAGGGTCAGGAGGATTTGGACATACTGGTTTTTAATAAAAAATAATAATATCATATCAAATCTTATCATAATTGATAACAACATAATACTAAACTCCTATTTCATATAATATATTATAACTACATACTAAGGAGTGATATTATTGAATCTATATGAACTGGGAGGAAAAGAAATCGTAAATTTAAATAATGGTGAAAGATTAGGAAATATTGCTGAAGCAGATATTGTTGTAGATAAAAGAACTGGTAAAATTCAATCTTTACTTATGCCAGATGGAAGGATGCAGTTTAAATTATTTGGTGAAAGAAATGATATTGAAATTCCATGGGATTCTATTAGAAAAATTGGTAACGACATGATTATAATTGAATTAGATATTTAGTTTTCACATCTAAAAAAGAAGAGCCATAATATGAACTAGCGATAGCTTTATTAGAGGAGAGATGCCTATGAATATTGTTGTACAAAAATTTGGTGGAACATCATTGGCCAATGATGAAAATCGAGAAAAGGTTGTTGAAAAAATAATAGAAAAGTATAATAAAAATTATAATATTATTGTAGTTGTTTCTGCAATAGGCAGAGCAGGTAATCCTTATGCCACAGATTCTTTACTAGATCTTGTAGATAAAACTTTTTTGGATAATCGTGAAATAGATTTGCTTCTTTCCTGTGGGGAAACTATTTCTGCTGTAGTATTATCAAATTTATTAAATAAAAAAGGTCTGAAGTCTAAAGTTTTTACAGGATATCAAGCTGGTATAACTACTGATGAAAATTTTGGAGATGCAGGAATTACTAAAATTGAACCTACTAAATTAATAGAAACATTAAATAAGAATGAGATTGCCATTATTACTGGGTTTCAAGGTATGACCATAGATGGAGAAATTACTACTTTAGGCCGAGGAGGAAGTGATATTAGTGCTATAGCCTTAGGAAAGGCATTAGATTGTGAATCCGTTGAAATTTACACTGATGTTGATGGTGTAATGACTGCCGATCCTAACATTGTACCCACTGCTAAAGTTTTAGAAACTATGTGTTATTCAGAGGTTTATCAATTAGCTGAAGATGGAGCAAAAGTAATACATCCTAAGGCTGTAGAAATTGCTCAACAATATAATGTACCTGTAAAAATAAAAAATACTTTTAGCAATAGTTCTGGAACTACTATTGAGGAACCTAATATTAATTATTATAATAATAGAAAGGAATTATACGGTAATAAAATAATTACTGCAATCACATATAAAAAAGGACGAGTACAAGTTAATATAAAAACTGATACTGAGGATCATACTGAAAAGCTCATGGAAAAAGTAACAGAGTACAATATAAGTATTGATCTTATAAACTTTTTTCTAGATAAAAAAGTTTTTACTATTGACAAAAAAGATTTAACTAAGCTAGTTAAAATATTAGATAGTGAAGATTATGAATATGAAATAGTAGAAGATTGCTGTAAGCTAAGTGCTATTGGATATAAAATGCAAGGATTACCTGGAGTTATGGCTAGAATTGTTAGTGCTTTATCAAAAGAAAACATAAAAATTCTTCAATCTTCTGATTCCCATAACACTATTTGGTGTCTTGTTCGTGAAAAGGATTTAAATAAAGCCATTAAGGTACTTCATAAAGTCTTTGAATTGGATAAATAGATATTTTTACAAAAAAGGGCGGATTTCTTTGTTTATTATTATTTCACAAAAGAAATTCGTCTTTTTCTCTTTTTTATAGTAAGGCATATATTTTGTAAAAATAGTAGACACTATATAAAGGAACTTTAATAAAAAATGGAGGATTTTTATGAATAATTTTTTAAATGGCGATTCTGATAAGAAGGATGTAAAAGAAAATGTTAAGGATGTTGGAACGACCCAAATTCCAGAAATCTCAGAAACTATTCAATTCATTACTATAATTGGGGAAATAGAAGGTCATGTATTAGCTACTCCCGATAAAAAAACTACTAAATATGAGCATATAATACCTCTTTTAATTGCTTCTATGCAAAATCCTAAAATAGAAGGATTATTCATTATTTTAAATACAGTGGGGGGAGATGTAGAAGCTGGTTTAGCCTTGGCCGAATTAATCAATAGTATAGATAAACCAAAAGTTTCTTTAGTACTAGGAGGTGGTCATAGTATAGGTGTACCTTTGGCTACTGCTACAGATTATTCTTTCATAGTTCCTACTGCAACAATGACTGTTCATCCTATTAGAACTAAAGGCCTAGTCATTGGAGTACCTCAAACTTTTAGATATTTTCAAAAAATGCAGCAAAGAATTATTAATTTTATATTAAGAACCTCTGAAATTGATAAGGAAAAGTTAATGCCTTTAATGTATGATACAGATGAATTAGCAAATGATGTAGGGACTATACTAATAGGGCAGGAGGCAGTGGATTGTGGATTAATTAATGAGGTGGGAGGTATTAATAAGGCTTTAGATAAGTTAAATAGTTTAATAAAATAGTATAACTAGAAAAATTATGCTATAATATCATAAGCAAAGAAAATTTTATTGGGGGGATTGATGTGACAATTTTACAATCCATTGCATTAGGTATTGTTCAGGGAGTAACTGAATTTTTACCAATTAGTAGCTCAGGACATTTAGTCCTGCTTCAACATTTTTTTGGTATAAAAGAGGGGAATTTATTTTTCACTGAAATGCTTCATTTTGGTACCTTGATTTCAATTATAATTGTCTATTTCAATGAGATAGTAAAAATTATTGCTGAATTCTTTAAAATGATATATCAAGGTTTTAAAACTAAAAAGATGAAGATTAGAAATGAATATCAAAGGTTAGCATTAATGA containing:
- the rpsO gene encoding 30S ribosomal protein S15 codes for the protein MTFTKEQKTQIIEEYKLHDGDTGSPEVQIAILTYRINALNEHLKEHKKDHHSRRGLLKMVGQRRGLLKYLEKKDIERYRNLIGKLGIRG
- the dapG gene encoding aspartate kinase; translation: MNIVVQKFGGTSLANDENREKVVEKIIEKYNKNYNIIVVVSAIGRAGNPYATDSLLDLVDKTFLDNREIDLLLSCGETISAVVLSNLLNKKGLKSKVFTGYQAGITTDENFGDAGITKIEPTKLIETLNKNEIAIITGFQGMTIDGEITTLGRGGSDISAIALGKALDCESVEIYTDVDGVMTADPNIVPTAKVLETMCYSEVYQLAEDGAKVIHPKAVEIAQQYNVPVKIKNTFSNSSGTTIEEPNINYYNNRKELYGNKIITAITYKKGRVQVNIKTDTEDHTEKLMEKVTEYNISIDLINFFLDKKVFTIDKKDLTKLVKILDSEDYEYEIVEDCCKLSAIGYKMQGLPGVMARIVSALSKENIKILQSSDSHNTIWCLVREKDLNKAIKVLHKVFELDK
- the dut gene encoding dUTP diphosphatase, which codes for MEIEIVNKSDLPLPEYKTEGSSGIDLYANLDSSITIKQFGRVLVPTGIYVSIPKGYEGQIRARSGLALKHGISLANGIGTIDSDYRGEIKVILINFGDEPFIIEKGDRIGQLVFLKYETVKFKLVEKLDETERGSGGFGHTGF
- a CDS encoding YlmC/YmxH family sporulation protein; amino-acid sequence: MILLNLYELGGKEIVNLNNGERLGNIAEADIVVDKRTGKIQSLLMPDGRMQFKLFGERNDIEIPWDSIRKIGNDMIIIELDI
- a CDS encoding polysaccharide deacetylase family protein, with amino-acid sequence MKIIFLKKKTIYILLTIVFIILLIGLINSLFNKADETFNRDIFYKGTRDEKVLAFACNVDWGNEYIIPMLDILKENNIKISFFVTGRWAEENEELLKKIYDNGHEIGNHGYSHRDYDKLNYENNKEEIEKAHNIIKESLGIDCKYFAPPSGAYNDNTVKAATDLDYDIIMWSVDTIDWREDSTRDVIIERVTSKAHNSAIVLMHPTEETLNALPILIEKLMIDGYNIDTINNILN
- the pnp gene encoding polyribonucleotide nucleotidyltransferase, yielding MEKVYKHNLSGRELKVTIGKVAEQANGSCIVQYGDTVVLVTATASKEPREGIDFFPLSVDFEERLYSVGKIPGGFIKREGRPSEKAILTSRLIDRPIRPLFPEGYRNDVQVIATVLSVDQDCTPDIVAMIGSSIALTISNIPFDGPIGSVLVGMIDDKFIINPTSNERDNSELHLIVSGTKDAVMMVEAGGNEIPESTMLEGILYAHKEIQGICKFIEKIKDEIGKEKQEFPEFCPDKEIEKEVREFASEKIADSIHTFEKQEREETINSVKEKVLEIFLEKYPENESDVNAVLTDIVREQIRKMIIEKEVRPDDRKPDEIRPISCDVNLLPRTHGSGLFTRGQTQALTIATLGASSDVQIIDGITEEEFKRYMHHYNFPPYSVGETRMLRGPGRREIGHGVLAERALEPVIPSVEEFPYTIRLVSEVLSSNGSSSQASVCGSTLALLDAGVPIKAPVAGIAMGLMKSEDKTVILSDIQGMEDFFGDMDFKVAGTEKGITAIQMDIKISGIGREILEKALDKARAGRLFILDKMNEAISKPREELSPYAPRIFTMNVDTDKIRDIIGPGGKMINKIIDETGVKIDIDDDGEVIIVSETVEGGEKAIEMIEKVTKDVEVGEIYLGKVVKIVNFGAFVEILNGKEGLVHISNISKERIDKVEDVLSIGEEILVKVIEIDNQGRINLSRKAALPKDETKDNKPKRNNK
- a CDS encoding ATP-dependent Clp protease proteolytic subunit translates to MNNFLNGDSDKKDVKENVKDVGTTQIPEISETIQFITIIGEIEGHVLATPDKKTTKYEHIIPLLIASMQNPKIEGLFIILNTVGGDVEAGLALAELINSIDKPKVSLVLGGGHSIGVPLATATDYSFIVPTATMTVHPIRTKGLVIGVPQTFRYFQKMQQRIINFILRTSEIDKEKLMPLMYDTDELANDVGTILIGQEAVDCGLINEVGGINKALDKLNSLIK